From the genome of Ooceraea biroi isolate clonal line C1 chromosome 10, Obir_v5.4, whole genome shotgun sequence:
GTCTCGCATTCGTAATCAGATCCTTCTCAAGGTTTGTCAGAATGTTTttcagattaaaaaaaaagatatggaaaGAAATGTGTGCgcaagataaattatttaaaagtatgATTCACGTAAAATTTGAAAGTTATCTATATTACCAGTCGATTTGCAtcgatgcatttattatattgttcgCAACTgaaagtttattaataatttaaaaatacttttgccATATGGTATCATGAATACTAAACTGTTTCTGAATGTAAAGGTAAATCTAGCATTTGATGATGgcacgataattaataattaattaataattatcgaagtTGGCAATCTAAAGAACTTACTTACTTATTCTTTTGCGACAGGATTTGGAGATGTGTAGAGCACGTCTGAGAACTTATGCATCTTACACGCCCACCGACGAGGAGTTGCAACAAATATCGTCGGCGTATCGGAGTTATCTTTACAAAAAGCTCCAGAGCACGGAATCTTGACGATCTCATTACTCTCACGTGACTCGTTTAGTCGCCAGCGTTGGCTCAATCCGATAACTCGAGCCGAACGAACaaactttcaaataaaaagtttgTTGATCGTTAGGATCGATTAATCAGATTGATTATTGCGATGCATTTTTTACGCACTCGGTACTATTTTTCAGTACGATATACGacggattaaaattaattgttcctGTTTTAGTAAACTTGGGTCGTTATTGTCTGTAAAACTGTCACCACAAAATACTGTATCACTGATGTCATCGAGTTGAATTATAACTggaacaaattttgatttatcGGTCAATACGAAATGCGATTGCTGACTTTTCGTTGCTTCCCGGTGAAATACGGACTGCAAACTGACTGAAATCTAACAATGTTGATTTACATTGCAATCTAAACCGTTCAAAGGTCTCGTCAGCTGATTAAAAAGGCAAATGTGTTACATTTTAAGGTCTTTATCGGCTGCGAGCGAACTTACTTTATGATGCGCCGATGAATCGCTCGATCTTCTTATTCCGGCACCGTCCGGAGGAACTTCCCGGGGAAGTTTTAGTGCGGCGGGACGCGTAAAAGCAAGAGGCGTGAACGAGTGACGGACGACGTCCACCTGGCCGTGCATGCCATATTCATTTTCTATGTGACCGCATTATCATCGCCGATAATTACTGATGCGCGCAACGTGCACGGCACGATAGGGACGGCCACGTTTCAGGAGCCGCTTGATAAGAGAATAGGCCAATAATTCGCCAGAAACCTGCGTTTATTTTACACCTCTGTTTTTTCccccttttctttttcacgatCGGCGAGCTCAATCCTGACCTTCGCGGACTCATTTTACGACGTCTTCACCGTTAAAACTCACCCGCGTAGATTAGATTTGCGCTCGAGAATTTAATTGTTGAAGCCTCGCAGCTTTTGAGAATTAGGAGAGCGCCCAATTCGTACAAATATTGAAGCTGCACGCGTTAAACTCGGCTCGCGGCTGCACTTACCACTTGGACCCGCGTGAGGTATCGGTAGGCTTCTGTTAGAAATTTGTGATCGGTCCGGGATCGGTCGCAGAGGAGATCATTTAGGAGCACCGGTCGTAGCGCGCAGCGCGAGACGCGACGAGTACGATTTCGACATGTAACTTTGTATTTTCTACGTGGCACAGAGCCGCGGCAGCTGAGTAAACGCAACAACGCCGTGACTTCTTACTCTGACCATTATGACACTTGCAAACATCTGTATCAACAGTACCTTGGGAGGATACCGTCTCTTTCGCGGTTTGGTCAGAGACCTCGACGATGCTACCTCACGGATGTGGATATTCATAAATTGGCCTTTTTTCAATCAAAATACATCGCTCCTATCTTGCGCAATATTACACGAGGGTATGCGCCGCGCGTTTTACAGCACaataaactattatttatCTAAAACGCGTAGTAGAGATCACGTTTTCGAGCCACTAAAAGGCACTTTATAGATCGATATAGAATATCGCCTCGCTACATTTATCGCTTGCCCGATTGCATAAGCATAAACCGGTACAAGTTTGTTGCATTTGACTATAGCTGCCGGGCATTAATGCGTTATCGCTGCTACCGGCACTCGTTGCGACGATAGACGTGCATTATTAGAACGTTCCTTGTCCTTGGTGTATGCAGACgagtaagatatattttttttacctttatttttaacaaaagatCGCGTCAATGAAGCAAGATGTTACGTTGTAggcaaaaagaaataatattcaagGATAACGTTATTATATAGACTTACGAAGAGGAGccaatcttttaaaaaatatataaacgttatttctataaataatgcatGGAAATTATCACGATAATTGCTatgtgtattaatataaagcaTTACGTTGATTTAAAGGGGATTGATTTGTAATAAAAGGTGAATTTCGTCTTTAATGACAAACTTGATTactgttaataaattaaatagtttATTTGATTACTCAGTATAATTATGGAAGCGGAGTGCTATGTTAGAAACACATCAGTTAAAACAtatgatatatttcgatatttcccCAGTTTAGCTGTATCTacacatttttctttatcacaGCCGAAGATGCTATCTCGttttcgtaaataaatatcgcaCATCATTTTCATAAATGCAGTATTTAGAATTTGACAATCTAGCACTGTGTGCGTCAATGTAAAGCAATTCACATCAGCATACAGTAACTCTTGCATAAAGACATGAATCTAACGTTTATCACACAAAAGTTTTCTGATACAACCTTGTCCTTAAGTAATGGCATctactaataattataaattaacatttatgcATGTTAATCTCGCAGAAAACGATTAATTATAGGCGCAACCTTTTCAGGTTCGTTCAAGTGCACATGATGGGTGCCCTCTACTTCGTGATACTCGAATCTTCTAACCCCTTCTTCCACCTTCTCCAATACTTTCCCATAATTTTCACCGTGAATAGTTTGCCCGGGAATTGCACGAATGTTGAGGTAAGGGCATCTTATTTGGGATGCGAATTGAAGTATTAAATCCAGAGACAGCACGCCCAAGAACGAAACCTGGAAGAagcgtaaataattttacatgtaaaatgTACATATTACTATCTTAATTGGATCGTGTGGTAATGAGTGAGCTTTACCTTTAGCTTCGGGTCGcgggaaaaataatatttgcccCTTTCGTGCGCCGGTTGCATACCGCGTTTCATTAATATCTCTGCTGCTTCCCTTGTTATGGACCCCTCGTAAGCGTTTTCCACTATTGTTATCATGTCATCGTACTCGTAGCATGGTACGCAGTCCAGCATCAGCAGATCGTACTTCAAAAATTTGTCAATGTAATCTCCAGTAAGAGAAGCTATTTTTTCAACATTCCTAACGAGTGGACTAACAACGTCCAGACTTATGAGGAAGTCGACTTCATTGGGATACGTTGCCGCATACAGAAAGCCTATAGCACCACCCAACGAGTGCCCGAGCAGTTTCACctatattcataataaaaattataacttaTAATCAACCAACagagttataaaatataataaatattgttattacgtattaaatatttacatatatacacagagAGAGAATACATGCAATGTTCATATAAGCAGATATACATGTACGTTATCAGAGCAATGGAAAGGCTGTCAAAGCACAGAACTATTTAAGCacattaagataaaatatttatcttaatataattattggggttgtaacatatattcatcccattttttaa
Proteins encoded in this window:
- the LOC113562734 gene encoding probable serine hydrolase isoform X3, which encodes MENNETTSTTHDSHGVTNGRLAKDVEEIKIPVPWGHVSGKWWGPKNEQPILALHGWQDNAGTFDGLAEFLRPNVAILSIDLPGHGFSSHLPYGQMYYIFWDGLVLLRRIVNHYKWNKVKLLGHSLGGAIGFLYAATYPNEVDFLISLDVVSPLVRNVEKIASLTGDYIDKFLKYDLLMLDCVPCYEYDDMITIVENAYEGSITREAAEILMKRGMQPAHERGKYYFSRDPKLKVSFLGVLSLDLILQFASQIRCPYLNIRAIPGQTIHGENYGKVLEKVEEGVRRFEYHEVEGTHHVHLNEPEKVAPIINRFLRD
- the LOC113562734 gene encoding probable serine hydrolase isoform X2; the encoded protein is MISSTLRCVSAYHFSVLTNETCTRGVVERLLNSRIPTSPISSRSVIVAMENNETTSTTHDSHGVTNGRLAKDVEEIKIPVPWGHVSGKWWGSKSIQPIIALHGRQDNAGSFDTLIPLLPDDVSVLCLDMPGHGLSSHYPKSQFYYVYWDGIILLRKIIEYFKWNKVKLLGHSLGGAIGFLYAATYPNEVDFLISLDVVSPLVRNVEKIASLTGDYIDKFLKYDLLMLDCVPCYEYDDMITIVENAYEGSITREAAEILMKRGMQPAHERGKYYFSRDPKLKVSFLGVLSLDLILQFASQIRCPYLNIRAIPGQTIHGENYGKVLEKVEEGVRRFEYHEVEGTHHVHLNEPEKVAPIINRFLRD
- the LOC113562734 gene encoding probable serine hydrolase isoform X1; the protein is MISSTLRCVSAYHFSVLTNETCTRGVVERLLNSRIPTSPISSRSVIVAMENNETTSTTHDSHGVTNGRLAKDVEEIKIPVPWGHVSGKWWGPKNEQPILALHGWQDNAGTFDGLAEFLRPNVAILSIDLPGHGFSSHLPYGQMYYIFWDGLVLLRRIVNHYKWNKVKLLGHSLGGAIGFLYAATYPNEVDFLISLDVVSPLVRNVEKIASLTGDYIDKFLKYDLLMLDCVPCYEYDDMITIVENAYEGSITREAAEILMKRGMQPAHERGKYYFSRDPKLKVSFLGVLSLDLILQFASQIRCPYLNIRAIPGQTIHGENYGKVLEKVEEGVRRFEYHEVEGTHHVHLNEPEKVAPIINRFLRD